The following proteins are encoded in a genomic region of Rickettsiales bacterium:
- a CDS encoding FkbM family methyltransferase encodes MVLNVAYPGTGEISKQQREVARDVISAAGTCYVIGKNGASEALIARGGIAGVIDDNAAPGTLWNGVPAVKSSELGKDAMVVNCSFSISPVSVHRMLEKRGVRHIPYYVLPEVDPNIALPDFVQEFRSDFKAHRKEWDALYTLLGDEESRRILTDIVNFRLSGDYRFMMEYSVRFKDQYFDPIVKTGPEEVFVDCGGFDGDTILEFIKRYGQYKKIVMFEPSAENFNRAQANLAQHENIELVMAGVSDVLGTLSFSGQEGSASHIDAQGATAIMVETLDHHIRESITFIKMDIEGWEQNALRGAEVHIKQDHPKLAVAVYHSAQDFWQIPKLVRGMRNDYRIYLRHYSEGWSETVMYFIPA; translated from the coding sequence ATGGTTTTAAACGTAGCATACCCAGGCACAGGAGAGATAAGTAAGCAGCAGCGCGAAGTAGCGCGCGATGTTATATCCGCCGCCGGAACTTGCTATGTGATCGGAAAGAATGGTGCTTCAGAAGCCCTGATTGCGCGTGGAGGCATTGCAGGTGTGATTGACGATAACGCTGCGCCCGGAACCCTGTGGAACGGCGTGCCTGCCGTGAAATCCTCCGAACTGGGCAAGGACGCAATGGTCGTAAACTGCTCATTCTCCATCAGCCCGGTTTCCGTGCACCGCATGCTGGAAAAACGGGGTGTCAGGCATATTCCTTACTATGTGCTGCCGGAAGTAGATCCGAATATAGCTTTGCCGGATTTCGTGCAGGAATTTCGCAGCGATTTTAAAGCGCACCGGAAAGAATGGGATGCGCTTTATACGCTGCTCGGCGACGAGGAATCGCGTCGCATTCTGACGGATATAGTAAATTTCCGCCTGTCCGGCGATTACCGTTTCATGATGGAGTATTCCGTTCGCTTCAAGGATCAGTATTTTGACCCGATCGTGAAAACCGGGCCGGAGGAAGTGTTCGTGGATTGCGGCGGATTCGACGGCGATACTATTCTCGAATTCATTAAACGTTACGGACAGTACAAAAAGATAGTAATGTTTGAACCCTCTGCCGAAAACTTCAACCGCGCACAGGCCAATCTCGCGCAGCATGAAAACATCGAACTGGTGATGGCCGGAGTGTCGGATGTGCTGGGGACATTATCCTTCAGCGGGCAGGAAGGTTCCGCAAGCCATATCGATGCACAGGGAGCAACTGCAATCATGGTAGAAACGCTGGATCACCATATTCGGGAATCCATCACGTTCATCAAAATGGATATTGAAGGCTGGGAACAGAATGCACTCAGAGGCGCGGAAGTTCACATAAAGCAGGACCACCCGAAACTGGCAGTCGCCGTCTATCACAGCGCGCAGGATTTCTGGCAGATTCCGAAGCTGGTGCGCGGCATGCGCAACGATTACCGCATTTATCTGCGGCATTACAGCGAAGGCTGGTCGGAAACGGTGATGTATTTTATTCCTGCTTAA
- a CDS encoding alkylphosphonate utilization protein — protein MEEARDSNGNILADGDSVTVIKDLKVKGTSVTLKRGTMVKNIRLTGDPEEIECNAEKVKGLVLKTCFLKKA, from the coding sequence ATGGAAGAAGCACGCGATAGCAACGGCAATATTCTGGCAGACGGTGACTCTGTGACCGTGATTAAAGACCTGAAGGTGAAAGGCACTTCCGTCACGTTGAAGCGTGGCACGATGGTCAAGAATATCCGCCTGACGGGCGATCCGGAAGAAATTGAGTGCAACGCCGAGAAGGTTAAGGGGCTGGTGCTGAAAACCTGCTTCCTCAAGAAAGCTTAA